The DNA region ATAGCCAGGTAAAAGTTTCAGCCATTTGTTGGGGTGCTCCGTTAAGGTTACCAGTTCACCGCTTCCATTGCTATTCCATCGTGACGGAAAATCGCCAATAAATTCATTTGAAAAATCATCAACAAAAATGGGCGTGTCACCCGGGACAAAATCGAACTTGCTGTATATGTTTATATTTTGATTCCCAGTTGAATTTGGCAAACTGGAATTTCCGGAAGTATTTCCACTACTTATTTGAGAGTCATCGTTTTCAATTGGTGGATTATCGCCCTGTGGAACCGGATTCTTTTTTGAGCTTCTACCTGAGCCCGGTTCAAGAATACTATCCAAGGCTTGGTCCGTTTTTTCTGAAGTTTCTTGATCAACCCTTTTTTCAATAGTCCTTTCTGCTGCCCTTTCGGCAACTTTGCCAAGTTTTTTAAGCAGTTGTGCATTTGCGGTAGGGGCAATGGCAAAAAAGAGTAGTATTGTTAAAGTTGCTTGTACGGTGTATATGGTACGTTTCATTATTGCATGGTTTTAGCGTTCTTTCTATTTTATGCCAATAACCCCCAAAAGGTTAACACCAAAACTAGGGCATATGCAAAATTGCCAAAGCAATCTTGTGCTTGTGGCGTGTAAACAATGTGTAAATGGTATTGATTTTTGTATGAACCGTTGTTTGTTAGTGTGGGTTCAATGTAGGAAGTTGTATTACAAATCTAGTTCTAACTGTTCCGGAAGCAAACGAAAGCTCTTGCGATGATATTTAGTGATGCCATATTTCTTAATAGCTTCGCGATGTTCTTTAGTAGGATAGCCCTTGTTCTTTTTCCAGTTGTACATGGGGAACTCTTCGTGAAGTTTTTCCATGTATGCATCACGGTATGTTTTGGCTAAAACGGATGCAGCGGCAATATTCATGTATTTGCCGTCACCCTTTATAATACATTCATGTGGAATATCTCCATAAGGCTTAAATCTATTGCCGTCCACAATAATAAATTCAGGGGAAGTTATAAGTTGTTCTATCGCCTTATGCATGGCAAGTATGGAGGCGTTTAAAATATTTATCTCATCAATTTTTTCAGGAAAAATATGGGCAACCCCAAAGGCGGAGCAGTCAGACTCTATAATTGGCCTGAGCAAATCACGTTTGGTATGCGTTAGTAATTTGGAGTCATTTAGCACACTATTGGTAAAACCTTCGGGCAAGATTACTGCAGCTGCAGTAACAGGACCGGCCAAGCAACCTCTTCCCGCTTCATCGGTTCCGGCTTCGTTTACTGATAATTGATGATATAACTTCAACATGGCTTGGTCTTCATATAAATCGACTTATTTTTGAAATATCGGTAAATAGTTTTGAACCACAAAAATGATGTTGGATATTTGGTGAAGTAATGATGGGGAGAAACAACATAAAGTCTAGAATATCCATCAAATTTAGGACTTAAGGTACCGTTGGAATAGCATTATTAAATTTTCACATTTAATTACGAACTAAAAAAATTAACTTTACCGCTGTAATTAGCTTCAATGAAATATTTCCTCTTCATTTTTTTAATGCACTTTTCATGTATTCAACTCTTCGCACAAGAAGATTCTATTCCTCCTAAGAGAGAAATAGATACTTCAGCTGTACGGAAAATGCCCAGAAGGTTAGGACCAAGGGAAAAAGAAAAAGAACCCGAACCCGAAGAAGTTACTATAAAGGACTATAAAATCATTTCTTACGCTAGGGATACTACTTTTTTAGACACCACGCTAACAATTCAAAAGGAGTACAAATACAACTATTTAAGAAAGGACGATTTTGAACTTATGCCTTTTGCCAATGTTGGAAAGCCGTACAATAAATTAGGGGTTGATTTTAATTCCAATAATTTATACCCATCCCTTGGCGCAAATGCACTTCATAGCAACTATTTTGAGAAAGAGGACATAAAATACTACAATGTAGCCACCCCAATGTCTGACCTGTTTTTTAAAACTACGTTTGAGCAGGGGCAGTTGTTAGATGCCAATTTAACGTTCAATACATCAAGAAGACTCAATTTTTCAATAGCCTATAAAGGTTTTCGGTCTTTAGGAAAGTACCAGTACAATCAATCTGAATCCGGTAATTTTAGGACCACTACAAACTATGTAACGGAAAATGGTAGATACAGTCTTCGTGCCCATATAGCCGCACAAGATATTGAGAATGAAGAAAACGGCGGACTTATAAGTGCCGAGGCACAGTTTGAATCCGGTGATCCAGAGTTTAGTGATAGGGTCAAGGCAGATGTACGCTTTGGTGATGCATCAAGTAAAATATTGGGTAAGCGCTACTTTTTAGACCACTTGTATAAGTTGATAAGAAAAGAAAAGGATTCTAGTCATCAAGAGAAAACCTCCTTGGGAATAGGGCATCAGTTTAATTACGAAACCAAGTACTATGCTTTTAATCAAACCACTCCAAATACATATTACGGAGATAATTTGATATCGCCAATTGAAGATAAAGCCAGTTTAAAAACCATGTACAACCAAATCAATGCAGAGTTTTATAATGCAACGCTTGGTAGGCTGCAGGGTAATATTTCAATTTACAACTACAATTATTTTTTCAATAGTATTTTAATTGATGATAACGGGGTAGAAATACCAAGTAGGCTAAAAGGGGAAGAAATTGCTGTTGGTGCGGAATATGAAAAACGGATTAAAGGCTTTCAATTAAAGGCAACGGCAAAATATAATTTGTCCGGTAATCTTGGGGGTAACCAGATGAACGCTTCTGCATCTTATATGTTAAACGATAAACATAAGGTAACGGCATCTGCTTTTGGGTCATCTAAAATGCCGGATTTTAATTTCTTGCTCTATCAAAGTGATTATAGGAATTACAATTGGATGAATCTAAACAGTTTTGAGAAAGAACAGACCTATGGGTTACGCTTTGATTTAGAATCTGAGTTATGGGGTAACCTTATGGTGAGTTATTCTACCGTAGATAATTATACCTATTTCGGTCAGGCGCCGTCCATGGCAATAGAGGAAGGTATGGAGAACGCCAATATAAGTCCGTTGCAGGAAAACAATGTGCTCAACCACACCAAGATTAAATATGCCAAAGAGTTTAAGTTAGGAAAGTTTGCATTGAACAATACGGTAATGTACCAGAATGTATCTCAGGCCAATCAAGTGCTCAATGTGCCCGAAGTAGTAACTAGAAACACACTGTATTTTTCTTCGGATGTTTTTAAGAAAGCCATGTTTTTGCAGACAGGAATTACATTAAAGTATTTTACGTCCTATAATATGGATGCGTATAATTCGCTATTAGGTGAGTTCTACCTTCAAAATGATGAGAAATTGGGTAATTTCCCAATGTTAGATTTCTTTATCAATGCAAAGATTCAGCAAACTAGGATTTATTTAAAGGCAGAACATTTTAATTCTTCTTTTAGTAATGATAATTATTACGCTGCACCAAACTATCCGTATCGCGATTTTGTAATTCGTTTTGGCTTGGTATGGAATTTCTTCTCGTAATATTTTCCTTTATATAAGGACTATTTGGATGTCCATACAGGTATTGTTTTAAAGACTGATTGAAAAAGAAGGTTGGTTTGGTCCTAATTTTAATTATTTTTTCTTGTTCCGGTGTCACATTTGGTCATGGATAGATCTTTGTAATTTGATTAAAGGGAGAGGTCTGGGCAATGCTAAAGGTAAGGACGGTCTCAGGGCTGTGTTGGTTTTTACGGTAAATAACGGGGAAAGCGGAGAGGACTTGAAAAAGGTCCGTTTCGTTTCGTGTTGAGAATCAGGTCAATGTGCGTTCCTGGAAAAAAAACTAAAAATTTCCTTTAAAAAATTGTTGTTGAAACGAAAAAGGGTCTTACATTTGCAGCCCGCAAAACAGGTATGAAGATGTTTGTTAAGCGTGGGTTATTAAAGAGTAAAGGTTCTTTGTAAATGTTGTTTTTGCCGGACGGGAAAAAGATTTCGATTTTTTTTCAAAAGAAAGTTGCCGGTTAGAAAAACAGTTGTATATTTGCAGCCGCTTAGACAAACAGTAAGATGTTTTCCAAGGGGTTCCGGGAGACCGGGAAGGATATAGAAGTTCATTTGACATATTGTGGAGACAACGTAAGAAGGGGCGGAAAGGGAAACTTTTCTGTTCCGATCGAATTACGTAAGACAACATACAGATTAGAGTTTAAGATTTTTATTTTAGGATGAGAGTCGGGGCCGGGAAGGTTTTTGGTGGTTGATAGACTTATAACATATAATGAAACAACGATGAAGAGTTTGATCCTGGCTCAGGATGAACGCTAGCGGCAGGCCTAACACATGCAAGTCGAGGGGTAACGGGAAGGAGCTTGCTCCTTTGCCGACGACCGGCGCACGGGTGCGCAACGCGTATACAATCTGCCCCCTACTGTGGGATAGCCCAGAGAAATTTGGATTAACACCACATGGTACCATTTTACGGCATCGTATTAATGGTTAAAGGTTACGGTAGGGGATGAGTATGCGTCCCATTAGTTAGTTGGCGAGGTAACGGCTCACCAAGACCGCGATGGGTAGGGGCCCTGAGAGGGGGATCCCCCACACTGGTACTGAGACACGGACCAGACTCCTACGGGAGGCAGCAGTGAGGAATATTGGACAATGGGCGGGAGCCTGATCCAGCCATGCCGCGTGCAGGAAGAATGCCCTATGGGTAGTAAACTGCTTTTATACGGGAAGAAAAAGGGCTACGTGTAGCCCACTGACGGTACCGTAAGAATAAGGACCGGCTAACTCCGTGCCAGCAGCCGCGGTAATACGGAGGGTCCGAGCGTTATCCGGAATTATTGGGTTTAAAGGGTCCGTAGGCGGGCCGATAAGTCAGGGGTGAAAGTCTGCCGCTCAACGGTAGAACTGCCTTTGATACTGTCGGTCTTGAGTTATAGTGAAGTTGGCGGAATATGTAGTGTAGCGGTGAAATGCATAGATATTACATAGAACACCGATTGCGAAGGCAGCTGACTAACTATCGACTGACGCTGATGGACGAAAGCGTGGGGAGCGAACAGGATTAGATACCCTGGTAGTCCACGCCGTAAACGATGGATACTAGCTGTCCGGGTCCTTGAGACCTGGGCGGCCAAGCGAAAGTGATAAGTATCCCACCTGGGGAGTACGTTCGCAAGAATGAAACTCAAAGGAATTGACGGGGGCCCGCACAAGCGGTGGAGCATGTGGTTTAATTCGATGATACGCGAGGAACCTTACCAGGGCTTAAATGCATATTGACAGGGGTAGAGATACCTTTTCCTTCGGGCAATTTGCAAGGTGCTGCATGGTTGTCGTCAGCTCGTGCCGTGAGGTGTCAGGTTAAGTCCTATAACGAGCGCAACCCCTACCGTTAGTTGCCAGCGAGTCATGTCGGGGACTCTAACGGGACTGCCGGTGCAAACCGTGAGGAAGGTGGGGACGACGTCAAATCATCACGGCCCTTACGTCCTGGGCCACACACGTGCTACAATGGCCGGTACAGCGGGAAGCCATGCGGTAACGCAGAGCGGATCCACAAAACCGGTCACAGTTCGGATCGGGGTCTGCAACTCGACCCCGTGAAGCTGGAATCGCTAGTAATCGGATATCAGCCATGATCCGGTGAATACGTTCCCGGGCCTTGTACACACCGCCCGTCAAGCCATGGAAGCCGGGAGTGCCTGAAGTCCGTCACCGCAAGGAGCGGCCTAGGGCAAGATCGGTAACTAGGGCTAAGTCGTAACAAGGTAGCCGTACCGGAAGGTGCGGCTGGAACACCTCCTTTCTAGAGCGTCGATCGCCAAAGTTCCAAAAGGCCCCGACACCTCGTTCTAAATATGATCTAGGTCTGTAGTGCAACAAGAAAAGTCTCCACATTAATAATATAAATACTTCTTTTGGTACGGAGTACTAAGAGTGGTAGGGACAGTCCCATAGCTCAGCTGGTTAGAGCGCTACACTGATAATGTAGAGGTCGGCAGTTCGAGTCTGCCTGGGACTACAACCTAAGGTCGGTTAAATTATGGAGTAGTGATATTTTATGGTTTAATGGCTTTGGAACGTTCATTGAGAATAATATTGAATAGGAAATTCTAGAAGTTGAGTAGTAGTTGGAAGTACTGACTACTGACTACTATATACTAACTACTAGTATATGGGGGATTAGCTCAGCTGGCTAGAGCGCCTGCCTTGCACGCAGGAGGTCATCGGTTCGACTCCGATATTCTCCACCAGGCGATGCCCGGGGACGATTGATTTGTTCCCATGTATTGCATGAGTGGCCACAGGGTGATTTTTAATTGTCCGTGGCGGCTCGCCACAAGTTCATTGACATATTGGGACAGGACATACATCTTTAGGGGTGTGTGGACTGAAGAAAAAGAAAAACACGAATTTTTTTAAGTAAAGAGTACGAATACGAATAGAACAAAAGGTCTGGCGACAAGCTAGATAAGGGCGTATGGGGAATGCCTAGGCTCTCAGAGGCGACGAAGGACGCGATAAGCTGCGAAAAGCTGCGGGGATTGGCACATACAATATGATCCGCAGGTATCCGAATGGGGCAACCCACTATACTGAAGGTATAGTATCCGCAAGGAGGCAAACCCGGTGAACTGAAACATCTAAGTAGCCGGAGGAGGAGAAAACAAAAGTGATTCCGGGAGTAGCGGCGAGCGAAACCGGATTAGTCCAAACCGTACATGTTCCGGCATGTGCGGGGTTGTAGGACCACGATATTCGAACAGTAATGAACTGGAACAAGTTGGAAAGCTTGGCCATAGACGGTGATAGCCCGGTACAGGTAAAGACCTGCAAGATAGTGGTATCCTGAGTAGCGCGGGGCACGTGAAACCCTGTGTGAAACCGGCGGGACCATCCGCCAAGACTAAATACTCCTGAGAGACCGATAGTGAACCAGTACCGTGAGGGAAAGGTGAAAAGAACCGTGAACAACGGAGTGAAAAAGATCCTGAAACCATACGCTTACAAGCGGTCGGAGCCCTTCGGGGTGACGGCGTGCCTTTTGCATAATGAGCCTACGAGTTACTTTTACTAGCAAGGTTAAGGACTTCAGGTCCGGAGCCGTAGCGAAAGCGAGTCTGAACAGGGCGCCATAGTTAGTAGTAGTAGACGCGAAACCGTGCGATCTACCCATGGGCAGGTTGAAGCTGTGGTAACACATAGTGGAGGACCGAACCCGTT from Zobellia alginiliquefaciens includes:
- a CDS encoding putative porin produces the protein MKYFLFIFLMHFSCIQLFAQEDSIPPKREIDTSAVRKMPRRLGPREKEKEPEPEEVTIKDYKIISYARDTTFLDTTLTIQKEYKYNYLRKDDFELMPFANVGKPYNKLGVDFNSNNLYPSLGANALHSNYFEKEDIKYYNVATPMSDLFFKTTFEQGQLLDANLTFNTSRRLNFSIAYKGFRSLGKYQYNQSESGNFRTTTNYVTENGRYSLRAHIAAQDIENEENGGLISAEAQFESGDPEFSDRVKADVRFGDASSKILGKRYFLDHLYKLIRKEKDSSHQEKTSLGIGHQFNYETKYYAFNQTTPNTYYGDNLISPIEDKASLKTMYNQINAEFYNATLGRLQGNISIYNYNYFFNSILIDDNGVEIPSRLKGEEIAVGAEYEKRIKGFQLKATAKYNLSGNLGGNQMNASASYMLNDKHKVTASAFGSSKMPDFNFLLYQSDYRNYNWMNLNSFEKEQTYGLRFDLESELWGNLMVSYSTVDNYTYFGQAPSMAIEEGMENANISPLQENNVLNHTKIKYAKEFKLGKFALNNTVMYQNVSQANQVLNVPEVVTRNTLYFSSDVFKKAMFLQTGITLKYFTSYNMDAYNSLLGEFYLQNDEKLGNFPMLDFFINAKIQQTRIYLKAEHFNSSFSNDNYYAAPNYPYRDFVIRFGLVWNFFS
- a CDS encoding ribonuclease HII, yielding MLKLYHQLSVNEAGTDEAGRGCLAGPVTAAAVILPEGFTNSVLNDSKLLTHTKRDLLRPIIESDCSAFGVAHIFPEKIDEINILNASILAMHKAIEQLITSPEFIIVDGNRFKPYGDIPHECIIKGDGKYMNIAAASVLAKTYRDAYMEKLHEEFPMYNWKKNKGYPTKEHREAIKKYGITKYHRKSFRLLPEQLELDL